One region of Eupeodes corollae chromosome 1, idEupCoro1.1, whole genome shotgun sequence genomic DNA includes:
- the LOC129940655 gene encoding WW domain-containing protein tag-325 has translation MYPNSVEKRNKTIMNCFRDRNGSRPDLTDTRFYNENLRKHPLSKSKSSSQTRLLNQCDGSCVHQIKELSRKISILERKQSDDTIYKKDLEEKIIELTKKLERSQQSSIRSEESYRNPHVPSTKMGRTMRKLTNWCNNRPTIEALKKNNIFHDEPCFDTELEMTLKHEIFTTIPKIVVDCVDLIETQFKTSPYPIEGLYRASGDYTKIQALRFSIDSNDYDSLKSVTNIHTLTGVLKLFLREIKSPLVKPNEIKTFIGPSNKWMLQPVTKKIEILQNLVKTLPECNRDTLNYLFSHFHRLTKVPLQNVSSEVLAISITPSILHTASRDLQPQDLAIVLKETEVFADCLGLLIDHSTKVFGSRIDERSRKRNSKYSSFRRSLSQPCLVVSKVFSI, from the exons ATGTATCCAAATTCAGTCGAGAAACGCAACAAAACCATAATGAACTGTTTTCGCGACCGCAATGGAAGTCGTCCAGATCTCACAGACACACGATTCTATAATGAAAATTTACGAAAACATCCTTTGTCCAAGTCAAAGAGTTCTAGTCAAACAAGACTCCTGAATCAGTGCGATGGAAGTTGTGTACATCAGATAAAGGAGCTTTCCAGAAAAATCAGCATCCTCGAAAGAAAACAGTCAGATGACACAATTTACAAGAAAGATCTAGaagaaaagataattgaatTGACTAAAAAACTGGAACGGTCACAGCAATCTTCGATACGGTCAGAAGAATCCTACAGAAACCCGCACGTCCCCTCCACAAAGATGGGCAGAACTATGAGAAAGTTGACTAATTGGTGCAACAACAGGCCAACAATTGAAGCCCTCAAGAAGAACAATATATTTCACG atGAACCCTGCTTCGATACGGAACTTGAGATGACTCTTAAGCACGAAATTTTCACCACAATTCCAAAAATAGTAGTGGACTGTGTTGATTTAATTGAGACGCAATTCAAAACCTCACCCTATCCAATTGAAGGGCTGTATCGGGCCTCAGGAGACTACACAAAAATTCAAGCTCTTCGATTTAGCATTGACTCAAATGATTATGATTCATTAAAATCGGTGACCAACATACACACACTCACAGGAGTGCTGAAGCTCTTTTTGCGTGAGATTAAAAGTCCCTTAGTGAAGCCAAATGAGATCAAGACTTTTATTGGACCATCCAATAAATGGA tgCTTCAACCTGTgacgaaaaaaattgaaatacttCAAAATCTTGTCAAGACATTGCCCGAGTGTAATCGTGATACTTTAAATTATCTATTCTCACACTTTCATCGTTTGACAAAAGTCCCACTGCAAAATGTGTCTTCAGAAGTTTTGGCCATATCCATAACTCCGTCGATTCTTCACACGGCATCACGAGATTTGCAGCCACAGGATTTGGCTATCGTTTTAAAAGAGACTGAAGTATTTGCTGATTGTTTGGGTCTTTTGATTGACCATAGTACGAAAGTTTTCGG ATCGCGAATTGACGAACGGAGTCGGAAGCGAAACTCGAAATACTCAAGTTTTCGAAGAAGTTTGTCGCAGCCTTGTTTGGTGGTTTCTAAGGTCTTTTCAATATGA